In Leguminivora glycinivorella isolate SPB_JAAS2020 chromosome 17, LegGlyc_1.1, whole genome shotgun sequence, the DNA window tttttttatttatttatttaataaaacatcttacataggaacttaaatgtaaatacaatgtcccccaaaactgtttacacagtttgactgtgggatctgggtgagtctaaaggtacataattataattagttgtCATGGTAATGAATACAGATCTACATAAGTATATTGCCAAAGATGGTTAGGTAGTtcacaaataaattatttataattcatttataagtaaaaccTAGCATTCAGCTTAAGACAGCAAGTTAAAAGTTTTATAAAAGAACTTTGCGCTCTCGTGGATAAAATGTAGGTAATCTTGTTACCCGTTTTCGAATAATCAAGAGCGCTTTTACCAGTCGATGTGatgaaaaaaggtttttttaagtGTTTTATCTCTAATTACAGAACCAAGCAGGCACATCAGGCGACATCAGGCAATACCACGAGCAAAACTATGGCTACGTCATGCAAAACCCCGCTCGTCCACAAGGGTACGACACCCCCAAACCACCGGTACCCGCCAAAAACTACAGCCCCAAAACAGAACACAATTCTCAAATGATAACAGTCACTGTAGAAACAGGGAAAGACAACACACGTGACGCCCCTAAAAACGCCAAATCTGTGAGCAAGACCTATCATACACTAAAAGATATGATATCAAGTAGATTCAAAAGCAAAGAAAATAATGACAATGAGAAAGAACCTGAAGCAAATTTGAATAACAGTGAAGAGAGAAAGAGAGAGCCGGAGCCGACGAGAGAACCAGGGAGGAAGGAGCAGATATATGGAAGACCTCTGACGCAGAATAGGCCAGACATTCAGAACAGGCCGGAAATTCAGAATAGGCCGGAAATTCAAAATAGGCCAGAGATGCAATACAGTCATGGAATGGCGAATAATGTGACGTACCAGAGTCCATCTCCAcacaggtaggtacctaattaattattaatgttattattacctactacttattatttgttacctacatatttacttGCATTATTATCAATTAATTTGTCAGAATTTTCATCATTTCTAGATCAAGTGAAAGTTTAGTCAAAGCTTAATTATGTATGCATCTATGCTGTATTAAATAgtcagaaataaatataaatgttatcgggtcaaataataattattaatatgtcGAAATTCTAATTCCAATGAGgtttagtttacccttcgggttggaaggtcagatggcagtcgctttcgtaaaaactagtgcctacgccaaatcttgggattagttgtcaaagcggaccccatgagtcgtggcaaatgccgggttaACGCAAGgagtatgatgatgatgtcgaAATTCTTTGGATTCGTTCGATTCGAATCTAAATCTTGAACCCACTAgtttcaagattttttttactttatcgtttattttatacatcACACATTTTGACAGAATTATGTAAATGtcgtacagtcagccaagaaagtggtttgccatttttcgactctatttcaaacatataaggtcgaaaagtggtaaagcacttttttggctgactgtacctaccgtAAGTAACCGGTGATGTGAAGTACAATTTGTCTTCGTCTCTTTTATTTCGGATGACTTGTCAACTTTCGTTTTCTCTGATTAATCTCGATTTGTTATAACTAATTTACTTTAGATGTAACGTTTACATAACATTGATCTAGCTGCTAGTTGACAAGTCAGCCATTTTTATATAACTTGTGCATCTAGAATGTTATAACCTAGTCAGTAAACCAGTTTAAGGTCTTTACTGTCGAtggcaataatagttatttgttatacaagggggcaaagttgtattttaacgccgagtgtggaattgaaaaacgagcaagtgaaaggattctatagttgaaccacgagcgaagcgagtggttcgagaatagaatcctgaacttgcgagttttttaacacacgagaagtaaaatacatttgcacccgagtgtaacacaaaacttttcccctcactatagcgaggaaactacaacgcaaaaaatgcgtttatcactgcttccagtagttccgcaggtggtaaatcatctttattactagattcacctacttttgtcaattttaaagcagttaatttgactttattcaaggtcaaattactttacccactagtggataaaatgcgtttttacccgctggtattaaaggacaaaacacgtgtttccgagctagtgaggggaaaaatactttATGTTTCCGATAAGAGTAATAAAAGCGTTCGCTTGAATAATTTGCAAGTTTGTCGGTCTAGTtcgtaatatatattatataaaatagtatttaatTTCTGCTTAAATCAgaataaattgtataatataaatattataatatattgatCATTGGATGAAATGTTACATGAAGTATGTAAACCTCATGTTTTAGAGACGGTTAAATTTGACAATtctcttttattaattttatccaGTTCGTGTCCTTAAACTATTGTGaataatattcaaatatttaaatacctattacgGATATAATTATTGCGATTGGCGACATGTTTTGAGTCATATGGAGACCCATCATCAGGCTTGTGTGTTTGCAGCAGCTATGCTCCGTGTCGCCAATCGCGATATATTGACGTGAGTATATccgtataatatatatatatgtatttttaataaaacaatataatatatagtataacagAATAGACCAAATAACTGTACAATTCAGACTTAAGATACTACATAACACTTTACAAATGCTGTTTTATAAAACAGCACTGCCATCCATCATCTCGCAATACTTCATACAGACGCTACACACACTTGCCCATCGACTCGCAAACAAATCACTTTCAGGTGCATGGGCTAAAATTTCTAAACGCGCTTCTGTTATGGAACAGAAGCGCGTTTAGAAATTTTAGAGCTCGAACGAGGGGAAACTTTTGGCGCGATACAGTACGCGTTGTGGGAGTGGCAAGTAGGTTGGGATTCCTAGGCCGTAGCTCCTGCTTGGATAGAAAAGGTATAGAGAGCCTCACTATCTGTGCCACTAGGTCAGGACAGTCAGAGTCTCCCCGCAAAGTACTTTATGCAAATAATCGGTTCATATTCGTAATACATTAATTTCATTGCAAAAATGAATATTTCAGGCAGTTAATGCAGCAGCAGATGGTCCACCAGCAGATGCTCCTCAGCGCAGCCAGGTCCCAGGAGATGCTGGCCAGTCCACACAGGTCTCAGGCCTTGGGAGCTGACGCCTTATATCAGCAATACGGGCCTCCTGGACGAAGAAGCGCGGTGTACCAGAGAGACATCGATGTTAGGTCGATGGCGAACTTTACTTCATTGAAGACAGGACCGCAATCACAGGTACTTTAAATAAGTTAGTGGGGTTCTTATTATGATTATCAATGGGCTCACTCATGGCCAGATTAGCCAAGGCAAAGGCGTGGTCTATAATGAACGGAGCTCGTCCAGAAGGTGCTtgtgatttgaaggttgctggggATATATAAGCGGGAAATATAGATGCCGGCAAGAAATCCCAATCTTTGGCAGTGTGCCACAACACAAAAACCCAAACCTGTGTTGGAAAATGTCAGAATTATATTCAAAAACTTTCCACATTCACTTTTACTATTTATACTCATGGAGCAATAAATAATTCCATGAACAACAAACACGTTAGGTACAATGACTGACCAAAAATCACGGAATGAAATTACCTGAGCTATTTCCAGCCTCCCTGTAATTCTCACATCTTTCCCACTAAGACAAAGAGCAGGTTACAATAGTTCCCAGCAATTAAAGCGTTCCCACGCCAACTTACAATTATAATAACAACCGCGCACGGTTTATCTGGAATGGGTTCTTGCAGTAGTTGCAGCGTAAGAAATTGATATACTGGATCATTGTTCGGTTTTTCGTCAAGTCGTTGGCAATTGTCTTCCTTACACAGTTGAGCATTAGTGTCGTTTCATTGAAAGTTATATTATACGAGTGTTTGACAGACAAGATTACAATACAATGCAGTTAATATGTTtgaatattacaattttaagaCAACATACTTGTTATCACACGAGTTTTAAACGACTTTCAAATTCTCACATTCGCACTTTTCAAATTAtattgtaggtaggtacgtgTAAGAGAGTTTACTTTCATATTGTGTATTGAACTAATCTGGTTAGCCCCATGGTCCACTGGTAGAAAATTCATTTTGGCGATAAGTCTGCCAAATCCGCCATTGTATATATCTTGAGCTTTTAAGTATTAGTATATTTATTTCGGTCTGTAACAATTgccaaaatgtattttaaatctgatgaaaacgtttttattttcagTTTGAGTCCCATTCAAGACCAGATCTCAGAAGCCCACAGCAGTTAGAAAGAGAAATCATCAGGCAAAGACACTTGACTGATGACCGACGAGCCTCATCTCATCCTCACTTACTGGACGAGCCACGACAAAGACCTCAAGTAACCACACCTCAAATCCATGACAGATCCAGAAGAAACTCTCATGGAAATCTCCTCGAAGGCACATCAGTTGACGGCCCTCAACGTCATTGCGATGAACGAGAATCAGATGACGGTGGATTCAGAGCCCGATTAGCCGCGCAAGGAAGATCAAGCTTCGAAGAACGTATCAGAACAAGCGGCAGGTCTATAGAATCAAACCGCCAAGAGAAACAGGAAAACTACAGAAAAACACCTGACAGTCACAAAGAAAGGAGAACTCCAGACTCGATTAGCCAAAGACAGAGAGAGGAAGCTTCTACGTCGGCTCAAATAGAAAGGGAAGAAAGCGCGAGCCAGAAATCTGCTGATAGCGTTTATAACTCAAGCGGGAAAGCCGAACCTTACATTCCACAGCCGTCGTCATCGAGGCAGACACCGAACAGGATAGAAGATCTGAAAGCGCATGGGAGGAAGGGAGCCAACGGATCCGGTGCCAGTTCAGGTATGTCGTTACTTTACATTCGTTACTTCTGACAGATTGTGGGAGAATGTTGTAAAGGCAAAACAATAAGCTATTTACATTTAATGGCTCACTTGAACAGGCTGTCAAATTGACTTTCTCTGAATGTATCTTTAGAAATCCGTCTGAGAGAAATTGGACAGACGTAATTATTCAGTAGAACcaaaaattttaatacctacctatcttTTTAtagttaagtaaataaaattgtcTTAATCCTCGAATGCACAGATGCATTCATTTTAAGTCTAAACCCAAACTCCTTAAACTATCTAAAGTTTCCGCTACCAGAGGACATATTGCTAAAACACCGCTTATGGATTTAGTACTTTTTCAGTGTGACGTAAAGTAAGTTTTATGGAGAAATCTCAACTTAATAATCACTCAAAATTGACCAAATTTTAGCAAAAAAAACCCGTTTTTTTTTCACGTAGGTATATATTATTACACacaataaattaaagttttggcTATTTTATTCGCTCAAATTAAGATCATTAAAGcattatgtattatatatatatataggcgtcatccatatattacgtcacagtgtaaggggggggggggtaatactaaatgtgacaatccctgttaaagggatacaaaaaagcgtgacataggggggggaggggtccaaaaacctgaaatttggtgtgacgtaatatgtggatgatccctatcAACAGTTAGTTAAAATTACCTAGGTATAATTTCTTCATAATTTGAGTTGAAGTATCTTTCCAAGACGTAACGCCTCTTAAGGTTGTCAAGAAGAGATCGTTCttcagcgataagaccgccatTTACTCTCCTTTGTGAGTGTTGCTGTTTTCCTCTATATAtgggctacttgcctcctagtcaaatcagcttctttttaagaactgtcaaaacgacttACAACGTCTTGATAATATAGAATTAATattaaatcgaattgagtgacgtcacggtcaactcagttaccttatttatttctacctgacttattaaatagaaattgtatttaaaaataacttctatccatgtttttcttatatttatctgatgctttatttcgtgcaaagtataaaatattttatgttaagtacagtcaagttccctattgcaATACTTAAAACACTATTGGGGTGTGCAATAACTAGGTATAATGTGTTATATTGTTAATTTTCAGATTACGATAAGAACGGCGGGCAATCGTCGAACGTTGATTCCGGTCGCGGCAGCGCGGCGTACTCGAGCGGGCGGCGCGCCGAGCCGGGCGCGGACGCTGCCGACTCGGACCGAGCGCCGCCTGCGCAGCAGCAGCCGCAAGGTATTTTGAAAATCTAACCATCTTCCTTGCgtcatcccggcattcgccgcggctcatgagagctggtccgctttgacaactaatcccaagatttagcatagatactagttttacgaaagcgactgccacctgaccttccaatctGAAGGGTTACAGGCCTTATttaaatagggaacttgactgtagcacagaatatataatagtacaagtacagaaggcccactgctttgatgttcacgaaatgccgcctttttaaatgcctacaaaatttttacaaagaaaccagccgcacgtgcgcagcgtcggatgatagggttgcctatggattggAACGAAATAATTACTctgataaaattttatactacatattatatttaagtcttgggtactttccaggtatatatacagtattttggtttaagttccaaaatcacaagccttattgaacttttccgtggaacttaatcaatagtagatctgtgtaagaatttcctatggtacatattttattcatgatgtctatttaacttagcattgttagccattccacatgcggacatcgcatatgaaccttaaaaaaaaactcgcgacgtaaaataacaatagaaagtgcgaacgtgcgctCCGTGAGAACGCgggccacccctgattaggccgcgaactcgcggccgccggcatgtacttgtagcacggcgatagaatcgcggagtgagccgcccctgactgtagttaaaatacaatattttataccatgcacggcataaagcatcagataattatcaAAATACATGGACAGAATAGAGGTTATTTTTCTATTTAGTAAGTCAGGTAGAaacatatattataaattaactgagttgaccgtgacgtcactcaattcgattattacatataaattccatattagcatgttcaaattcgtttcagacagttcttaaaagaagctgatttgagtaggaggcaagtagctttttattccggtttccttacgatgtttttcttcactgAAACGTGACAAaaccaaatgacatttcgcacagaaTTCGCACTCATTGCCACCTTTTAAAACCCCACTAATCAGGATTTACCGCCTGTTCACACAAGTCGCTTCAAGATTTGTTTgtaaaatgtttgtttttaaaatctatCGGCCCATCGGTATCAAATAACATGTCCTtacatacagggtgaaatatAAGTCGTGAACAGAAACATGTTTTTCCTTTTCTATCAACAATTGACTATTGACTGTTTTATGTGgttaattttttatttctttatgattTTATGATATTAAAACAACTTTTCAGATAATCAGAACaataaattagtaattttttttccatttgaAATTGATAATAACACCAATTACGTCATTTCTCGTAGTTAAAACTGAAATGTATCTCATTTACGAttttaaaaatctttaaaagttgccacagacagacagacacgtcaaatttataagaccctacatacacacatataatgacgcctgtatcccataaaggggtagccagagcacatgaactactaaagtttcagtatcactcttggcaaaaagaggttcaaagaaatcgaaattgtgacatagcagtgataggttgccagcctctcgcctacgccacaatttaacccacatcccacagtcgactcctacgacacccacgggaagaaagggggtggtgaaatttttaacccatTACACCATGCcaattaaaaacatgttttaacatTCCAGCCGAGAATGAATGGGCAGACCTAGTAGAATGCGAGCTGCGCCAGATCCTGGAGCCGAAGCTAGCAGGCATGAGGCTGGACAGCTCCGCCAGCTCACTCAGCTCGGTcacgccgccgctgccgccgctgTCGCCTGCTTCAGACCACAATAAACGGAACAGGTACACACCTTCACATTTGTTTATTGTCCTTTTTGGCATGTAGTATATTGAAAGAaataacccccgaccgcgacataataggccgattttcatgaaacatggctatgaacactcccaactaactcagctttcagaaaaaaaaaactaaatctaaatccgttcatccgttcgggagctacgatgccacagaaagacacacacacagacagacaaacagacagacagacatacacgtcaaacttataacacgaaAAGATTATGCCAATCGTTAACTTCAGGGGAGCGTAACcaagtataaataaatgaaagggGGTAGAAAAAACAGAGTTCGAGTAGGAATccatcaatatatatatatgtatatatttgcgAATATATATATGAAtcataagtaagtatatttatttttgtttgcatatattttataagtattttatgaaGTTAATCAGTTGTTTTCGATAATTCTACCATTGTCATTTTTCCTtctccttgcaccatttttacatgtctctgtttagcccgatggttgactggtagagaatgccattaggcattaagtccgccatttgtacatttttgttttatttgtgcaataaagtttaaataaataaataaataaataaaaaacagacGGATTGCAATTTAGAACGGCGTCATTTTGGCTGTTACACAAACGGTGCTTTTTGGTAACGTAAATATTCAGGCCTCTCTGGGTTTTAAAAGAGTTGTCGCCTTGATCACAAAAGAAATCCACACGCGTTGTGCCATCGGCTGATTGAGTTTATTGGGGTAATTACCCCCATAACACACCCCCATGACAGTTATTTCGAAAggcgtctaatttcgaaagtcaatAAAAATCACcactatttccatcatatcaagatttccCTTctgaaattacccgagcatttctgtgcttcgaaattaccccaatgcaccctatatGAACCTATAGTCTCCCACTGGTGGGCACAGACCTCTCTCTTCCCTTTCCTTGTTGTCTTGACCCGTTTCCCATCCACCTGTCCTCATCAAAAGCATCAAGGTCATCTCGCCAACGCCGACAAGGTTTGCCGCGACCCCGGGTTCGACTTGGCTTAACCCGGTTAGTTGGCAGGAAACCTTGACAATATCCACgtctactttttttttctattttagtcATTGTTGGGAGTCAATCGGTCCTCGCTAGAGATACGGCCGGCCGGTCGCTCTTTGCTTGGTAACGGCtggttttattgtgttttgtggtGATACTGGTATTTTAGAAGTTAGAACTGGTGAGGTGGTAAGGTCACGTAGGTAGTAAGGGATTTGGTTATGTTTTATAAAAGGTTTGGAGGGTGTCTATTATATATTTGGTGTAATTAATAAATGAAGCTAGTGTTTCTTTTCTTCTTTGCCGGTTAACTGTTTTATACTGTAAGGgtgaatattttgatatttttccaCAGATAGTCTCTTGGATACATCTGGCATACGCGTATCTGGGACAGTATTTAATTAAGTGGTCGATAGTTTGGTTATATCCACGTCTACTGATTACTCTACAGATTCACAATACCTACTATAGACTTTCATACAGTCAGCaatcaaattactttagagaAAAAGACAAAGGTCGAAAGAAGTTTCCCACGTCGATTTCACTTGAGAAAAGCCGTcgcggaaaaaaaaatgttttcccctcactattatagttttgtccttcaataccagcgggtaaaaacgcattttatccactagtggataaagtaatttgaccttgaatatagtcattttttctgctttaaaattgataaaagtgagtgaatctagtgatgacgatgatttaccacctgtggaactactggaagcagtgataaacgcgctttttgcgttgtactttcctctgtacaatgtattttacttttcgtgtgtcaaaaaactcgcaagttcaggattctattctcgaaccactcgcttcgctcgtggttctactatagaatcctttcacttgctcgtttttcaattccacactcggcgttaaaatacaactgtgcacccttgtataacaaataactattctatgTTTGCAGCTTACCAGGGCGTGCTGAATACTCCGACGATCGCAGGCGTGGCCGAGATTCACCGCGTTGGCACTCGCACAAGAAGCATTCCTCGAAGAGGGACCACCACTACAAGAAACACCGTAAGCATTATTAACATTGAAATCtcatcatcgtccttgcgttatcccggcatttgccacggctcgtggCAGCCAGGTCCGCCTtgaactaattccaagatttggcttaggcactagtttcacgaaagcgactgtcaactgaccttccaacccgaagggtaactattaggccttattgggattagtccagtttcctcactatgttttccttcatcgaaatgCGACTGGCAAGTATCAAATGACGTTTCCGCTTGTTCAAAatttatcaaatgacatttcacacataagttccgaaaaattcaTAGGTgtgagccagggttcgaacccgcgacctccggattgaaagtggCACGCTCTTGCCACTATCGCTAA includes these proteins:
- the LOC125235084 gene encoding uncharacterized protein LOC125235084 isoform X2; translation: MPPAPDAALPGAPAPAALHTHSNKFPIEREVILSSGDKNSKVPILQQERRRGRLGAVAPDTPPKALAAWTHGDNQAGTSGDIRQYHEQNYGYVMQNPARPQGYDTPKPPVPAKNYSPKTEHNSQMITVTVETGKDNTRDAPKNAKSVSKTYHTLKDMISSRFKSKENNDNEKEPEANLNNSEERKREPEPTREPGRKEQIYGRPLTQNRPDIQNRPEIQNRPEIQNRPEMQYSHGMANNVTYQSPSPHRQLMQQQMVHQQMLLSAARSQEMLASPHRSQALGADALYQQYGPPGRRSAVYQRDIDVRSMANFTSLKTGPQSQFESHSRPDLRSPQQLEREIIRQRHLTDDRRASSHPHLLDEPRQRPQVTTPQIHDRSRRNSHGNLLEGTSVDGPQRHCDERESDDGGFRARLAAQGRSSFEERIRTSGRSIESNRQEKQENYRKTPDSHKERRTPDSISQRQREEASTSAQIEREESASQKSADSVYNSSGKAEPYIPQPSSSRQTPNRIEDLKAHGRKGANGSGASSDYDKNGGQSSNVDSGRGSAAYSSGRRAEPGADAADSDRAPPAQQQPQAENEWADLVECELRQILEPKLAGMRLDSSASSLSSVTPPLPPLSPASDHNKRNSLPGRAEYSDDRRRGRDSPRWHSHKKHSSKRDHHYKKHLFGLDTTDMTSTTTRSLDLSSLLDARTDSDASCGDARAIRRQLRGLETMYAEVLQLLGVRKPASLAKQPAWEARLTSKRRYGSMSSLPSSSVSSRPVREKRRSSNENRKKHDIKGINKRFQRLESHVVTLARSVAHLSSEMRTQHLVMQEMDAIRAEITALRHMYKSQQYLRTGQLPLSDPFSFSNPDRVKRLTKFFGDEPPLMRLFLKKLGYEKYAALLEKEKVGAAELPYVGEDKLRALGVPLGPRMRILKEAGIHHDMHHLSRDDHHNTTTTLAIV
- the LOC125235084 gene encoding uncharacterized protein LOC125235084 isoform X1 gives rise to the protein MQTKNINLTLDHAHNDTEKKMGHQEQVPLPNAVMEPTISTYPGADVPPYRMPPAPDAALPGAPAPAALHTHSNKFPIEREVILSSGDKNSKVPILQQERRRGRLGAVAPDTPPKALAAWTHGDNQAGTSGDIRQYHEQNYGYVMQNPARPQGYDTPKPPVPAKNYSPKTEHNSQMITVTVETGKDNTRDAPKNAKSVSKTYHTLKDMISSRFKSKENNDNEKEPEANLNNSEERKREPEPTREPGRKEQIYGRPLTQNRPDIQNRPEIQNRPEIQNRPEMQYSHGMANNVTYQSPSPHRQLMQQQMVHQQMLLSAARSQEMLASPHRSQALGADALYQQYGPPGRRSAVYQRDIDVRSMANFTSLKTGPQSQFESHSRPDLRSPQQLEREIIRQRHLTDDRRASSHPHLLDEPRQRPQVTTPQIHDRSRRNSHGNLLEGTSVDGPQRHCDERESDDGGFRARLAAQGRSSFEERIRTSGRSIESNRQEKQENYRKTPDSHKERRTPDSISQRQREEASTSAQIEREESASQKSADSVYNSSGKAEPYIPQPSSSRQTPNRIEDLKAHGRKGANGSGASSDYDKNGGQSSNVDSGRGSAAYSSGRRAEPGADAADSDRAPPAQQQPQAENEWADLVECELRQILEPKLAGMRLDSSASSLSSVTPPLPPLSPASDHNKRNSLPGRAEYSDDRRRGRDSPRWHSHKKHSSKRDHHYKKHLFGLDTTDMTSTTTRSLDLSSLLDARTDSDASCGDARAIRRQLRGLETMYAEVLQLLGVRKPASLAKQPAWEARLTSKRRYGSMSSLPSSSVSSRPVREKRRSSNENRKKHDIKGINKRFQRLESHVVTLARSVAHLSSEMRTQHLVMQEMDAIRAEITALRHMYKSQQYLRTGQLPLSDPFSFSNPDRVKRLTKFFGDEPPLMRLFLKKLGYEKYAALLEKEKVGAAELPYVGEDKLRALGVPLGPRMRILKEAGIHHDMHHLSRDDHHNTTTTLAIV
- the LOC125235084 gene encoding uncharacterized protein LOC125235084 isoform X3, which translates into the protein MVEFALENNQAGTSGDIRQYHEQNYGYVMQNPARPQGYDTPKPPVPAKNYSPKTEHNSQMITVTVETGKDNTRDAPKNAKSVSKTYHTLKDMISSRFKSKENNDNEKEPEANLNNSEERKREPEPTREPGRKEQIYGRPLTQNRPDIQNRPEIQNRPEIQNRPEMQYSHGMANNVTYQSPSPHRQLMQQQMVHQQMLLSAARSQEMLASPHRSQALGADALYQQYGPPGRRSAVYQRDIDVRSMANFTSLKTGPQSQFESHSRPDLRSPQQLEREIIRQRHLTDDRRASSHPHLLDEPRQRPQVTTPQIHDRSRRNSHGNLLEGTSVDGPQRHCDERESDDGGFRARLAAQGRSSFEERIRTSGRSIESNRQEKQENYRKTPDSHKERRTPDSISQRQREEASTSAQIEREESASQKSADSVYNSSGKAEPYIPQPSSSRQTPNRIEDLKAHGRKGANGSGASSDYDKNGGQSSNVDSGRGSAAYSSGRRAEPGADAADSDRAPPAQQQPQAENEWADLVECELRQILEPKLAGMRLDSSASSLSSVTPPLPPLSPASDHNKRNSLPGRAEYSDDRRRGRDSPRWHSHKKHSSKRDHHYKKHLFGLDTTDMTSTTTRSLDLSSLLDARTDSDASCGDARAIRRQLRGLETMYAEVLQLLGVRKPASLAKQPAWEARLTSKRRYGSMSSLPSSSVSSRPVREKRRSSNENRKKHDIKGINKRFQRLESHVVTLARSVAHLSSEMRTQHLVMQEMDAIRAEITALRHMYKSQQYLRTGQLPLSDPFSFSNPDRVKRLTKFFGDEPPLMRLFLKKLGYEKYAALLEKEKVGAAELPYVGEDKLRALGVPLGPRMRILKEAGIHHDMHHLSRDDHHNTTTTLAIV